ATCAAGGGGCTCAACGCAGTTCCGCGTATCGTGCTCGCCTCGCTGTTCATCATCTGGTTCGGCCTCGGCTTGAGCTCGAAGGTCGCGACGGTGGTCGTGCTGGTGTTCTTCGCGGTGTTCTTCAACGCGTTCACCGGCGCCCGGGAGGTGGACGGCAACGTGATCAACAACGCGCGCATCCTCGGCGCGGGCAAGCGGCAGGTGCTCACCGCGATCGTGCTGCCCAGCGCGACCACCTGGATCCTGTCCAGTTTGCACACCGCCTTCGGCTTCGCGCTCATCGGTGCGGTGGTCGGTGAATACGCCGGGGCCAGTAAAGGTTTGGGCCTGCTGATCAGCAACGCGCAGGGCACCTTCGATTCGGCGGGCATCTACGCGGGCATGATCATCATCACCGTCATCGCGCTGCTCGCCGAATGGGCGATCGGCTACGCGGAGAGCCGCCTGCTGAAATGGCGTCC
This genomic stretch from Nocardia brasiliensis ATCC 700358 harbors:
- a CDS encoding ABC transporter permease; translated protein: MSHDILEKSSAAAPVPENESEAQILARVRTNARRAGIRTWGLRAALVALWLGSWELTASLWIDPFFYSKPSLIWGRLVEWFTDGTQFGSIWLQIYTTVQEAVLGFVIGTVAGVVLGVLLGRSRYWADVLAPFIKGLNAVPRIVLASLFIIWFGLGLSSKVATVVVLVFFAVFFNAFTGAREVDGNVINNARILGAGKRQVLTAIVLPSATTWILSSLHTAFGFALIGAVVGEYAGASKGLGLLISNAQGTFDSAGIYAGMIIITVIALLAEWAIGYAESRLLKWRPSQANTSHGI